AAAAGGGTCGAGAACATCAGCGCGACTGGCAACATCAGCGCTACAATAAGGGGCAGCTTGAATATAAAGTACTGCAGGATCAGCCAGAGCGAGCTGTTTTCCGTGAGCAAGATATCGAGGCGATCAAAGAAATCTACTATGAGAAATAAGAATACGAACATCGAGAGCCCGATTGCGAAGTTCTTAATCAGTAACCCAAAAATGTAGCGGTGTAGGATCTTCATGGCGTCCTTTTTAAGCGACGAATCAGTTGCATGCTAGAGATGCACAGGTTCTGAATTCCCTCAGAGACCGATTGCCAACGTTCAGTGGATATCTTGTATACGAGTATAAAGGCGATAATTGAGGCCAGTATATTCGGAGTCCAGAGCGCTAGTCCGACATGGATTGAGCCGCTATCTGCCAGTGCGACACCAACCGAGAAGATTGAGTAGTAGAGGATAAATACGATTAGACCGAGGGTTGCCGCGAAACCAGCGCCCCAGGTCTTTTGGGTGCGGGGTGACATGATTCCGAGCGCCATGCCGACAAAGGCCATGATGATTGAGGCACAGGGCAGGGATGTGCGTTGTCCGAACTCTATCTTTGCGCGTCTAAACTTTTTTGTTACCTCAGCACGCGATAACGTTTGGCCAAAGACCTGGAGCTCCTCTGCATTGGAGGATCTGAGGGTCATCTTATAGCTCTGAATGGCGGACCTAAGATCGGACATACTGAGCTCACGAGCAGAGAGCTCTTTTTTAGTATCACGCAGTTCAGCCGGGTTAACGCTCATGCTATTTGAGTTGAACTCAGTACGTGTGTAGCGCCCGTCGAGGGATTCATGCACGACACCATCAGCCAATAATAATGAGATGGTATGATTCACCTCGTCTGCAACTATCTTGCCCCGTTTGGCAACGACCACTTTGCGTTGAATCTCATCGCGCTTGTCATCTACGATTACCCGATTTAGGTTGCCGGTTTGATAATCGATCGAGTCGGCGTACAGGGTGATTTCGCCCAGTTTATTAAAGACCCCCTCGGTTAACCCTGAGGTGCTCTTTGAGCGAGCAATCTGAAATAGCGCAGATGATAGCGATTCAAATCCCCACGGTCTAAGCACGCAGGACA
The Pseudomonadota bacterium genome window above contains:
- the lptF gene encoding LPS export ABC transporter permease LptF; protein product: MRILSRYIISEVLTFFLISLTAFTGLLLTLRMLKLTSLIINRGVEFGQIFQVFIAIIPTFLEIALPMSTLLGVMLAFARMSGDSEVVVMRASGVSLLSFLRPIAIFACSIGALGLFVSCVLRPWGFESLSSALFQIARSKSTSGLTEGVFNKLGEITLYADSIDYQTGNLNRVIVDDKRDEIQRKVVVAKRGKIVADEVNHTISLLLADGVVHESLDGRYTRTEFNSNSMSVNPAELRDTKKELSARELSMSDLRSAIQSYKMTLRSSNAEELQVFGQTLSRAEVTKKFRRAKIEFGQRTSLPCASIIMAFVGMALGIMSPRTQKTWGAGFAATLGLIVFILYYSIFSVGVALADSGSIHVGLALWTPNILASIIAFILVYKISTERWQSVSEGIQNLCISSMQLIRRLKRTP